From a single Candidatus Delongbacteria bacterium genomic region:
- a CDS encoding zinc ribbon domain-containing protein: MEPRAYRCTRCNGTEFDTDEIRTTGNGFSRFFDVQNRKFTVVACRACGYCELYRRKSSTAGNVLDFLVGS, translated from the coding sequence ATGGAACCCAGAGCCTATCGCTGCACGCGCTGCAACGGGACCGAATTCGATACCGACGAGATCCGCACCACCGGAAACGGCTTTTCGCGGTTCTTTGATGTCCAGAACCGCAAGTTCACCGTGGTGGCCTGCCGTGCGTGTGGTTACTGCGAACTCTACCGCCGCAAGTCATCGACGGCCGGCAACGTGCTGGATTTCCTGGTCGGCAGCTAG
- a CDS encoding sulfite exporter TauE/SafE family protein, protein MILELYTGGPAFSSSAPWLIGGAGVVGGLLAGLLGIGGGVVSVPLLLALGIPPRFATASMTAAIVGNSAAATVYNAFRQSFSWTVGLWMGLGGAAGGLFGSWLVSRIHSPRALDMGISAGFLAVQAIALLLMFRRPATSVGRHPHALLRLPFLRVNTVLCNEPISLLVPIAAAIGVAVMGAFLGIGGALLLSPLLLSLCHSSLRQIIPVVQLTVLVGALFSASGHVFLSGNLDPGVALLLILGGTIGAPLGSRLKHRLSDRNLHRIYGLVILLAMVKVASGLFIHAAPALEQASARPELAGRLPVWLATVGLALVWGPLSAWLLRPRS, encoded by the coding sequence GTGATCCTTGAGCTCTATACGGGCGGCCCCGCGTTCTCAAGCAGCGCTCCCTGGCTCATCGGGGGTGCCGGCGTGGTGGGCGGCCTGCTGGCCGGATTGCTGGGCATCGGTGGTGGTGTGGTTTCCGTGCCCCTCTTGCTGGCCCTCGGAATACCTCCGCGTTTCGCCACCGCCAGCATGACCGCCGCGATCGTGGGCAACTCGGCGGCTGCCACGGTCTACAACGCCTTCCGCCAATCCTTCTCCTGGACAGTCGGGCTCTGGATGGGCCTTGGAGGCGCGGCCGGAGGCCTGTTCGGAAGCTGGCTGGTTTCCCGCATACACAGCCCGCGCGCTCTGGACATGGGCATCAGCGCTGGTTTTCTGGCCGTGCAGGCGATTGCCCTGTTGCTGATGTTCCGCCGACCGGCCACATCCGTGGGGCGACATCCCCACGCCCTGCTGCGCCTGCCCTTCCTGCGTGTGAACACGGTCCTCTGCAACGAACCGATCTCCCTGCTGGTGCCCATCGCGGCTGCGATCGGGGTGGCTGTGATGGGCGCATTTCTGGGCATCGGCGGGGCGCTGCTGCTCTCGCCCTTGCTGCTCAGCCTGTGCCACAGCAGTCTGAGACAGATCATTCCCGTCGTGCAGCTGACCGTTCTTGTGGGGGCCCTGTTCTCCGCCAGCGGACACGTCTTTCTGAGTGGCAATCTGGACCCGGGCGTGGCCCTGCTGCTGATTCTGGGAGGCACGATCGGTGCCCCTCTGGGCAGCCGGCTCAAACATCGCCTGAGTGACCGCAACCTGCACCGGATCTATGGCCTGGTGATCCTGTTGGCGATGGTCAAGGTCGCGTCCGGACTGTTCATCCACGCTGCGCCCGCCCTGGAACAGGCCTCGGCCAGGCCGGAGCTTGCAGGGAGACTTCCGGTCTGGCTGGCCACGGTCGGCCTGGCCCTTGTCTGGGGTCCTTTGAGCGCTTGGTTGCTCCGGCCCCGCTCCTGA
- a CDS encoding ABC transporter ATP-binding protein, whose product MPYLARLVSQPGESIKHLRNILPFLRTYRKQILLGTLLVLLTNVLGVFVPRVLGLAIDDLRRGLEDHSLGWYITVLLGLSVLSGVARFGMRRILIGSSRQVERDLRALFFKRLLELSPRFFVRNRTGDIMSRATTDIENVRMAAGPGLMYTLDTLVLTSFALVMMLGISVKLSLVVLVMLPVVSSLVYMISKRIHRLSMQSQEKYGRISSMVQETASGIRVIQAYSREEFMAGRFDRELEDYRRLQMSLITTDASFRPMLTGLFSVAQALLLWLGGKAIVAGTLSLGDYVAFSTYTAMLAWPTIAIGWVTNLMQRGDAGMKRLEGIIREPDRLGEGVVKAPGKGHIQVRKLSFRYSEDSPWILRELDLDLAAGTILGIVGPTGSGKSTLLRLICRELEPVEGTVELDGTPLAALSLDSLRNAMAVVPQDAFLFSETLRNNVRFGREHASEALFDQSGRISHIQQDIAQLADGWESAIGERGITLSGGQKQRSTIARAVMMEPAVLVLDDCLSAVDNHTEQQIIAGLREYMKGRTTLIASHRLSALAEADRIIVLDAGRISESGTHEELLALGGVYADLYQRQQLEDELSGEAA is encoded by the coding sequence ATGCCCTATCTTGCGCGTCTCGTCAGCCAACCCGGAGAGTCCATCAAGCACCTGCGCAACATCCTCCCCTTCCTGCGTACCTATCGGAAGCAGATCCTGCTGGGCACCCTGCTCGTTCTCCTGACCAATGTGCTGGGAGTCTTCGTCCCGCGCGTCCTGGGTCTGGCCATCGACGATCTGCGCCGCGGCCTGGAAGACCACAGCCTGGGCTGGTACATCACCGTTCTGCTGGGGCTGAGCGTGCTCTCCGGAGTGGCGCGCTTCGGCATGCGGCGCATCCTGATCGGCAGCTCGCGCCAGGTGGAACGCGACCTGCGCGCACTGTTCTTCAAGCGCCTGCTGGAACTCTCGCCGCGCTTCTTCGTGCGCAACCGCACGGGCGACATCATGAGTCGCGCCACCACCGACATCGAGAACGTGCGGATGGCCGCCGGTCCGGGTCTGATGTACACACTTGATACTCTGGTGCTCACCAGCTTCGCGCTGGTGATGATGCTGGGCATCAGCGTGAAGCTCTCGCTGGTGGTGCTGGTGATGTTGCCCGTGGTCAGCAGCCTGGTCTACATGATCAGCAAGCGGATCCACAGGCTCTCGATGCAGAGCCAGGAGAAATACGGCAGGATCTCGAGCATGGTCCAGGAGACCGCCTCGGGGATCCGCGTGATCCAGGCCTATTCGCGCGAAGAGTTCATGGCCGGGCGCTTCGACCGGGAACTGGAGGACTACCGCCGCCTGCAGATGAGCCTGATCACCACGGACGCCAGTTTCCGACCGATGCTCACCGGGCTGTTCAGCGTGGCCCAGGCCCTGCTGCTCTGGCTGGGTGGCAAGGCCATCGTGGCGGGCACGCTCAGCCTGGGCGACTATGTGGCCTTCTCCACGTACACGGCGATGCTGGCCTGGCCCACCATCGCGATCGGCTGGGTCACCAACCTGATGCAGCGCGGGGATGCCGGCATGAAACGCCTGGAAGGCATCATCCGGGAGCCGGACCGGTTGGGCGAGGGCGTGGTCAAGGCGCCCGGCAAAGGGCACATCCAGGTGCGCAAGCTTTCCTTCCGCTATTCCGAGGACAGTCCCTGGATCCTGCGCGAGCTGGATCTGGACCTGGCCGCGGGCACCATCCTGGGCATCGTGGGCCCCACGGGCAGTGGCAAGAGCACCCTGCTGCGCCTGATCTGCCGTGAGCTGGAACCCGTGGAGGGCACAGTGGAACTGGATGGCACGCCTCTGGCCGCACTGTCCCTCGACAGCCTGCGCAATGCCATGGCGGTGGTCCCGCAGGATGCCTTCCTCTTCAGCGAGACCCTGCGCAACAACGTGCGCTTCGGACGAGAACACGCCTCCGAAGCACTCTTCGACCAGAGCGGACGGATCAGTCACATCCAGCAGGACATCGCCCAGCTGGCCGATGGCTGGGAAAGCGCGATCGGCGAGCGGGGCATCACCCTCAGCGGGGGCCAGAAACAGCGCAGCACCATCGCGCGGGCCGTGATGATGGAACCGGCGGTGCTGGTGCTGGACGACTGCCTGAGCGCCGTGGACAACCATACCGAGCAGCAGATCATCGCCGGACTGCGCGAGTACATGAAGGGGCGTACCACGCTGATCGCCAGTCACCGCCTCTCCGCGCTGGCGGAGGCCGACCGGATCATCGTGCTGGACGCGGGACGGATCAGCGAGTCGGGAACTCATGAGGAATTGCTGGCCCTGGGCGGCGTCTACGCGGACCTGTACCAGCGCCAGCAACTGGAAGACGAACTGAGCGGGGAGGCCGCATGA
- a CDS encoding CHRD domain-containing protein has product MHSLKTQSLVVLGALLSLSVAALAQTYVASLDGLQEVPANASPGSGVVTAVLTGNTLVVSGSYSGLQGNTTASHIHAAPAGSNGGVLIPLVLATGSTSGTYFEAENTYNLTAAQIGMLQSDGLYVNVHSTVHPGGEIRGQFYAQRVSDTVDQPVHFELAANHPNPFNPSTTLAFSLDHTASVRLSVFDIMGREVAVLNDGLLGSGEHQLVFNADGLSSGTYFYRLDSEGRSETRKMLLLK; this is encoded by the coding sequence ATGCATTCTCTCAAGACCCAGTCTCTCGTCGTGTTGGGCGCCCTGCTCTCGCTGTCCGTGGCCGCGCTGGCCCAGACCTATGTGGCTTCCCTTGATGGCTTGCAGGAAGTGCCCGCCAACGCCAGCCCCGGAAGCGGAGTGGTAACGGCCGTGCTCACGGGCAATACGCTGGTGGTGTCGGGCAGCTATTCGGGTCTGCAGGGCAACACCACGGCGTCGCACATCCACGCAGCCCCGGCCGGCAGCAATGGCGGTGTGCTGATTCCTCTGGTCCTGGCGACCGGCTCCACCAGCGGTACCTACTTCGAGGCGGAAAACACCTACAACCTGACCGCGGCCCAGATCGGGATGCTGCAGTCCGATGGTCTGTACGTCAATGTGCACTCCACGGTGCATCCCGGTGGCGAGATCCGTGGCCAGTTCTACGCCCAGCGCGTCTCGGACACAGTGGACCAGCCCGTGCATTTCGAACTGGCCGCCAACCATCCCAATCCCTTCAACCCCAGCACCACTCTGGCCTTCAGTCTGGATCACACCGCGTCGGTGCGTCTGAGCGTGTTCGACATCATGGGCAGGGAAGTGGCCGTGCTCAACGATGGTCTGTTGGGTTCCGGTGAGCATCAGCTGGTGTTCAATGCGGACGGACTCTCCAGCGGCACCTATTTCTACCGCCTGGACAGCGAAGGCCGCAGCGAAACCCGCAAGATGCTGCTGCTGAAGTAA
- a CDS encoding ABC transporter ATP-binding protein yields MKQAPPPKVNLDPRILARLVRMLLPYKGMAALALLMILGASLLETAVPLITRHAIDVDIHDADMESLGRTIALYLLVVAGAFLLRFFQQVVTGWIGQAIVVDMRRALYKRVSQMQMGWFDRNPVGQIMTRLTNDVENLNQLFTGGLILIFQDILSLILIVAALFMLDWKLALVLLAVLPPILFATFQFKKLVRQAFRRVRALVGEVNTFLQENITGLAVVRLFRREARNRELFGAINDRLMNENIRTIFYFSVFFPLMEVLGSVAVAAVIWKGGHEVLAGALTFGTLVAFLNYAERFFRPIRDLAEKYNILQSAMAAAERVFEIMDQEPSITGGSIAVRELRGEIEFRNVSFAYEPGVPVIRDLSFHIPAGSSAALVGYTGSGKSTVASLLLRFYEPQSGSILIDGVDLRELKLDELRRRMAIVLQDVFLFSGSVRENIGLGADYDDQRLREAARRVGLLDWIDRQPDGLDHEVNERGQSLSGGQRQLVSFARALAHDPAVLLLDEATSSVDTISEGLIQKAIEELLRDRTSLVIAHRLSTIQNVDHILVLHQGRLVEQGTHRRLMENQGIYHRLWTLQSSSQRHDPLVGPSIPPDEDPPLDASDKDLADDPE; encoded by the coding sequence ATGAAGCAGGCCCCGCCGCCCAAGGTCAATCTGGATCCGCGAATTCTGGCGCGTCTGGTGCGCATGTTGCTGCCCTACAAGGGCATGGCCGCGCTCGCGCTGTTGATGATCCTGGGCGCCTCGCTGCTGGAAACCGCCGTGCCCCTGATCACGCGGCACGCGATCGATGTGGACATCCACGATGCGGACATGGAATCCCTGGGCCGGACCATCGCGCTGTACCTGCTGGTGGTCGCGGGGGCCTTCCTGCTGCGCTTCTTCCAGCAGGTGGTGACCGGCTGGATCGGGCAGGCCATCGTGGTGGACATGCGCCGCGCCCTCTACAAGCGCGTGAGCCAGATGCAGATGGGCTGGTTCGACCGCAACCCGGTGGGCCAGATCATGACCCGGCTCACCAATGATGTCGAGAATCTCAATCAGCTCTTCACCGGCGGACTGATCCTGATCTTCCAGGACATCCTCTCGCTGATCCTGATCGTGGCCGCGCTGTTCATGCTCGACTGGAAACTGGCGCTGGTGCTGCTGGCCGTGCTGCCGCCGATCCTCTTCGCCACCTTCCAGTTCAAGAAACTGGTGCGCCAGGCCTTCCGGCGTGTACGCGCCCTGGTCGGTGAAGTGAACACCTTCCTCCAGGAGAACATCACGGGACTGGCCGTGGTGCGTCTGTTCAGGCGGGAGGCGCGCAATCGCGAACTCTTCGGCGCGATCAACGACCGGCTGATGAACGAGAACATCCGCACGATCTTCTACTTCAGCGTGTTCTTTCCGTTGATGGAAGTGCTGGGCAGCGTGGCGGTGGCCGCCGTGATCTGGAAGGGCGGACACGAGGTTCTGGCCGGCGCGCTCACCTTCGGTACGCTGGTGGCGTTTCTGAATTACGCCGAGCGTTTCTTCCGTCCGATCCGCGATCTGGCCGAGAAGTACAACATCCTCCAGAGCGCGATGGCCGCCGCGGAGCGGGTCTTCGAGATCATGGACCAGGAGCCTTCGATCACCGGCGGCAGCATTGCCGTGCGCGAACTGCGCGGCGAGATCGAATTCCGCAATGTGAGCTTTGCCTACGAGCCGGGCGTGCCCGTGATCCGGGACCTCAGTTTCCACATTCCGGCGGGCAGCAGTGCGGCGCTGGTGGGCTACACGGGCAGCGGCAAGAGCACCGTGGCCAGTCTGCTGCTGCGCTTCTACGAGCCCCAGTCGGGCAGCATCCTGATCGATGGGGTGGATCTGCGCGAACTGAAACTGGACGAACTCAGGCGCCGGATGGCGATCGTGCTGCAGGATGTGTTCCTGTTCAGCGGCAGCGTGCGCGAGAACATCGGGCTGGGCGCTGATTACGATGACCAGCGCCTGCGCGAAGCGGCTCGCCGGGTGGGTCTGCTGGACTGGATCGACCGCCAGCCCGACGGTCTGGATCACGAAGTGAATGAGCGTGGCCAGAGTCTATCGGGCGGACAGCGCCAGCTGGTGAGTTTCGCTCGGGCCCTGGCTCACGATCCGGCCGTGCTGCTGCTGGACGAAGCCACCTCCAGTGTGGACACGATTTCCGAAGGCCTGATCCAGAAAGCCATCGAAGAATTGCTGCGCGATCGCACCTCGCTGGTGATCGCCCACCGCCTGAGCACGATCCAGAATGTGGATCACATCCTGGTCCTGCACCAGGGCCGCCTGGTGGAACAGGGCACCCATCGCCGGCTGATGGAGAATCAGGGCATTTATCACCGCCTCTGGACCCTGCAGTCCTCGAGCCAGCGCCATGACCCCCTTGTCGGCCCGTCGATTCCTCCGGATGAAGACCCGCCCCTTGATGCCTCCGACAAGGATCTGGCGGACGATCCGGAGTGA